Part of the Ursus arctos isolate Adak ecotype North America unplaced genomic scaffold, UrsArc2.0 scaffold_4, whole genome shotgun sequence genome, ttctttcttttgcccATTCAGTtgtgttttgatttaaaaatctctGCGTATGTATTAGAAATGGATAATAGTTAAGTGCATAAATTATGCATCAGCCTCAGATTTCTCACTGCAAAGGCCTCTAGGGCAGGGGATAGGAAATGGGGAATACCGAGGAGCTGCCAATGTCCTCTTGAAGAGGAAAGTGCTGGGCTGAAGTCTTCACATTGCAGCTTCttcatgtttgatttttttgacATACAACAATTGACCTaggcacacagagagagaaagactttggaaaacaaaatttctaCCTATCTGTGATTTTGGGGGGCAATCTAGGTGATTGGTCCTATCATCTCCTCAGTACGTCTCAAACTAGAGTACTGAACTGGTATTTTATGGGCATATGGAAAACTGTAGCATAAGTATAGTCCATTTTTCTTTAGAATCAATATTCCAGTTTTATtagaaaacagtaataaatgtCCCTGGCCGGTAAGTTAAAAATGTTGTTTcaaattgaaataaatatcaaTATATTATGGGCTAGAATGCAAAACTTGCacaaatttgacaaaattccTTGGGAGGTTTCCACTTACAGATGAAGGTTTCCAGTGGGTTCCTAGTCATCATCTGCCCCCAGTAGGATTTAAGATGGCATTCTCTACTGCCCTCAGCAATACACCTTTGACAGAAAAGTTTCAAAAGCacaatcttaggggcgcctgggtggctcagtcgttaagcgtctgccttcggctcagggcgtgatcccggcgttatgggatcgagccccacatcaggctcctccgctatgagcctgcttcttcctctcccactccccctgcttgtgttccctctctcgctggctgcctctctctctgtcaaataaataaataaaatcttaaaaaaaaaaaagcacaatctTAAAACAGGCTGGCTTTACAAAGTGAAAAGTAttgaagaaaaaggaggggaCCAACTCCATTTGAGAGCTCTCCCTTCCTTTAATTAAAAAGCGAACGCTCTCAAAAAGCAGGCAATCGAAAGCGAGCTATCAACAGTGAGTTTTAATGATActacttttctgtttttgatttccttttccataaaagCCCCTCTTTAATAGATGTTATTAGTATCGTCATTATTTTAGTTCTCATTTTTAAGAGCTACAATTTACTGGGAACTTCTAAGTCTCTACTTGGGTTTTCATGTTTACTCCTATCAAAGCTCCACGAGGCAGACATATTAAATAATCTTTCAAGTGGCATGGATTTGCCTCCAGTTCTCCAAAGCCCATGGTTTGGGTCCATTGCCATGTTGACTCCCACTGTTTTTGCTCTCCTGGTTTAACCGTCGAAGCATATTTACTGGGCAGGGGACGTGTCAGAAGTGAAGGCGTTCACATTCAGATAATACTGTGCTGTTGTTTTCAAAGCAGTCCATGTTTCACGAACCTGCAATGAAAGAAActtcaagtcatgatctctgagtaTGGAGAGCACATGTTATATCAGTTATTTGCATTATCGTACAGATAATCTTAAAAGACTGAGAGAAGTAGAGTGGAAGAAAAGTAGCCAATAAGGTTTGGTTAACATACTTTTAGCGGCCTGTATACTTCAATGCTTAAATGTTTACGGTGTTTTGGGGCCCCTGTATGAACCCATGTGGCAGTGTCCAGATACATTATAGTATCTGTCGGTTATCACAGCACTGGTCTACAATTAGAGGCAGGAGTGCACTTGAAAATTTCAGTATTCCATAAAGAAGACACAGTCTACCCActtatgtaatatttaatttgcCAAATAAACAAATGTCTGGTTTTAATACCTCTAAATGATGCCTGTTGgagaaaaatatgcataaaacTAGATGCATTATTCAAGCTGGTGGTTTTCATCAGCAAATGCTACCCAGCCAATCCTGGTAGACCAGTTAAAACTCAGCCAGGCAGAGTAAAGATAGGACCCATGCCCCAGAAAAATAAGgacattccattttttttatgactttataCAACCTCTAGCCTGGCGATACAGCCTCACACACGtgtaaagagaaaaaggacaaacAAGTGAAGGGATTCATTAATTTgttatacatttttgttttctaaattgcTAAATTTTAGGAGGGAAATCATAAATAATTGAAATCCTCAGGCAACTCAGCAATTTCATTTGGCCTGGAGTTTCTTCCATCAAAAAAGTAAACATGGAATGAAACCGGCTAAGGCacatttcttctttacttctcttGGAGTGAGACTTccaaacaaatagaaaagtatACAAAAGGCAAGCAAATGAAGGAATGACATTAAAGGTTTGCATAATTATCCCAGAGGAAAATAAGCTGTTGAATAACTGAAAGGGAACTAAAACGTGACCGCGttccattcatccacccacccaaaCATGCGACAATCTACTGAGATTTGACTGAGTAACGGTCATTTCGATAGTTTCTGAGAATAATGACCTTGATGGCTAAGACGTGCACCTTACTTCTGTAGCCTAGGTGAGAAGGTTGGGCGCACAAGGCAACTAATTCCCATGTGACATTTAGAGAGCTCTTCACATGTGAGTGTCATGCAAaggggagaaatgaaagaaggacAAATGTCAcccaggaaagaagggaaaggttTCAACAAGGAGGGAACATTTGATTTTAGTCTGGAAGGAAGAGGTGGCGATAACCAGACAAGTCACTTtatggggaggagagggcagggatAGCTCAGGGTggctagagagaaaaaaatcacaggttGGGCTGGTGCTGCGTGGCCTGCCGATGCAGTGCCTACGCAGCCAGATAGATGGTGCATTGTTTCTGATGCAAATACCTGATCAGCCAGCGTGTTGCCCCACATATTTGGATTCTGATTTGGGTCCCAGTAATCCTGCAAATACATGTGTCTTTTGAGATGTAGGAACTGGTTTGCTGGGTCCTCCAACAAAAATGGTGCTCCCAACGCTCCTGTAATTCAAAGTCCAAGAGCACAGCGTCTTTTAGGGCAATAGTTTACATCTCAATGTTTATCTTCTTAAAGAGATACAGCCGTGGCCTTTGGGAAGTTGGGGACCTGAGAAGGGAGCCCTGAAAAAGCTATGCACCAAGGGAGATAGGAGCTATGCTCCTCAGCCTTCCCCCATCACTGTGCTTTCACACCCTATGTGTCCTGAGTATAGCGCTACATGAAAGCCAGTACCCCGTGCTGGATGGAAAAGATTTTTAGAGCCTTCTATACCTGCATGGGAACCCGAAGACCTgtattcaaattccagctctatcACTTTTCTGGACAAGTTGCTTAATTTTTCCAAGCTGCAGTTTTCTTATATGTAAAAAGGTATGATAATAACACAGTAACACAATAATATAGGATTACTGTAAGCTTTGGGTATATTAATGGCTATACACCATCTGGCTCAAACCAGGCAGTCAGCAATCTTATTCTTCCTTTCCTAGCCTTCCAAAAGAGAATATATCTTTCAGTTTGAAGTAGACTGCTTCCACATCTGACACTGTGGTTTAAATTGTTAGTATTGATAGATCTATCACTGAATTGAAGAAGTTTGCATTTGTGCAAACTCCTTCCCAGTCCaggattaaagggaaaaaaaagatgattgtttttaaaatccagacTCTTTTAGTATCTTGAAATTTTAACAGtctatattgtattttcatttccgaATAAAACACAATCACACTCAGAGTTGTAATTTGAATCAGTATCAAGGAAAAACACACTCCTGACCTATTTGTGATAACAATACAATCTGTTCATTGCTTGTAATAAAGAAGCATTTGTTACAAATGTTACGTTAGGTACTCTACAGCTTCATCATTAACAGGACTCTATTGACCAGAGTTATAGTGAACTATAAGGTATTAAACCTCTCCTCTGtcggggaggagggtgaggggtaCCAGATTCAAAATAAAACAGGGCAACATAGGATTTTATTGTGCTACGGGAGTTTAGGAGAAGGTGTTGTTATTGAGCTTTGGGTCTCTGGGGCACAAGCAGACATTTTCATGGTCAGGAAAATTGCTGAACCTATTCCttgaagaaaagatgaaatttaacAGGATAGGAGAAGGAGCAAGTCTTTACATTTTAAGCTGGAGGAACGATGTGGCACTGGGAATTTGTAAAATGGATGTCTGAAGAAATGATTAGAGGTAGCTAGATTatttgtgcatgtctgtgtgtacTGATGTCACCCACAAATAATAATggtagttaacatttattgagcattgcGCTAAAGATACCTTACTTGAATTACCTTATTTAATACGACGAACCTAGGAAGTAGCACTGTCAATCACCTCATTTTGCAGACAAGGTAACTACATCAGAGAAAAGTTAAATACTATGTTCAAGGCCACATAGCTAGTAGGAAGGGAGATGGAATTCTTCCTTTAAAGCTACTGTGCAATATTATGACTAAGAGACAGGAATGCTTGgggccaaaggggaaaaaaaaaataataaaagtcttaCGTATTTATAGAAAAGAGACAGTCATTACTTACACATTCCTTATGATCTTATGCTTTTCCAAGCTTGACCTTGAGCACTAAGCAGGGTTTTAGTTATATGCTCTGTTACTTCTAGTTTAATTTGTTATCCCACTAAGCTCTCATTCTAACTGCCTACCTATTGAAAATGACAACCTCTGTGGATATTACACATCTATCAGGCTGCCTCTAGGTGCAAAAACTACTAGTGATGAAGATAGAAAAATGACTCAGACACATTCTCTATTAATAGGAAGTTAGCAGTTTTTGttattcatgatttaaaaataaaagacaaaagtcaACTTTTCAGTAGATATTAGTAACAGATGGTAGTAGTAATATTGGCCTGCTTCTAGGTCATCTAATTCAAAACAATCAAGCCAGCATGCCCGTGGAAGCCATCCTGCAAGATGTCCTCCAAAGACCACTGCCTCCTTGGTATTCGTGTCCTCTGTgttcttctttcatttaggaGGGTGGGCGTGTGTAACTACAGGATACTGTGGAAATGGCAGTGTGTGCTTTCTGTGGCTAGCACATAAAAGGCATTATAGCTTCTGCCTCGCACCTTTCTTGGCTCGCTTGCTCTAATGGAAgacagctgccatgttgtgaggacgCTCAAGCAGCCCTGAGGAGAGGCCCACCTGTCAAGGAGCTGAAGCCTCCCACCAACAGCCACACAAATGAACCACCTGGGAATCTGATGCTTTCGTTCCAGTCAAGCCTTTGGATCACAATAGCCCTCACTGACATCTTTACTGTAATCTCATGAGAGATCCTGAGTCTGAATCACTGACCTAAGCGACTCCCAAATTCCtcagaaactgtaagataataaatatttcttgttctAAGTTGCTACAATTTGGGGAAATTATTAGGTCAAAGTAGATAACTAATATGATGCATTTTGAGTGCCTCCTGATGTCAGGTTGAGCTGCTAATCGCCAGAGCTTAGACCCGGATGAAGAAAGTGAGTCCACAAATAGAAGAAGAAACTTGCTCTCAAACTTACACCAATTTTGTGCCATAAGATCGCCACTTGCCTCACCCCATCCCTGCTCGGATAATCATCGGTGCatagaaagataaacaaaaaacaacccttgCCACTAAGGAACTCACATTATATTCAGAGTTCATAAATAATTATAAGGAAACATATTGTGACCAGACTGTTTGAAGGGGGagtgattggggcgcctggatggctcagtcgttaagggtctgcctcggctcagggcatgatcccagagtcctgggatcccctccccacatcgggctcctctgctgggagcctgcttcttcctctcccactccccctgcctgtgttccctctctctctggctgtctctctctctctgtcaaataaataaataaaatctttttaaaaaaatgaagggggagtgATTAATTCTGATATTGGTGTGGAGGGATCACAGAGAAACTGGTTTTGAGTTGAGCTTCCAAGGTTATATGGAATGTTTCCAGTTAGGAAGAAGGGGGTGGAAACAAAGAGCATGTATTTCAGGCTGAAGAAGACGGGAAGGCCAAAGAACAGAGATGCAAAGTAAGGCTCGGGTTTGGTGACCCTCGCTTTGCCAATGTGATTGCAGGGTAGGGCTGAGGTGTGGATGTGGTCAGAGAATGTCGGAAGATTATTACTGTCATACCAAGCAGTTTGGACTCTATTCTTCAAATCATTACTATTTCTGAACAAGAAAGTGGTAGGACCAgatttacttaacatttttttgtttgattatGATTAAAACATGCATCACATAAAACCATTTTAACCAGTTTTaattgtacaattcagtggcatcaagcacattcacagtgttgtacaatcatcaccactatctcaagaattttttcatCCCCCGAAATACAAACTTCAACAATTCCCATTACTCTCTCCTGCAGACCTTGGCCACCACCATtagctttctgtctctatggatttgcttattGTAGGTACCCCATCTAAGAGGAATCACTCACTACGTGTCCCTttgtgtctgatttatttcacttagtagaGTATCTTCAAGGTTTACATGTTGAAGCGTATATCAGCATTACATTCCTTTTTAAGACCAAATAGTATTTTGTACGTATATGccaaacattttgtttatccattcacagATACTTTTGGAAACTGCTTTGTCAGTGGTGTTGGAGGCAGGTGGTTAAAGGAAGAGAGACCAGGAGACACAGGTTGGAGCCTCTTCTAATGGTCCAGAGGACAGATAAGGAGGACCTGAATCAGGTGAGTGACACCGGGGATGGGAAGCCAGGACTGGTTGGAACAGAACAGGGAACTCATTCGTTTGGGCTCACTGGCGCGGACTGACCatcattgtagttctgattttaACTGAGATGTGTTCATAGGCGACTGCTCAGACTTCTCTTCATTGTCTTTGAAGAGAAGGTGTCAATTACAGTGTTACATGTTTAATGTGTTCTTATTCTGTTAAAAGACAAAGGGAGGGGGGTTTTCAAAACAAACAGAGTATCTAGGCAAAGAAGATCCAGTATCAATatctaataaatgtttcttttttaaaagatttatttatttacttgagagagagagagagcaggtgcagagggagagggagagagaatcccaagcagactcccggctgagcacagagtcataagtgggggctcaatcccacaacctgagatcctgacctgagctgaaatcagaagtcagCAGCTTAAtccaccaagccacccaggcacccctctaataaACGTTTCTACATAAATTATGCTTATGATGTAATTTGTAACTAGATAGAGTATAGTAACCACTTTAGATAGTGTTACTTGGAATAATCCAAAAGTAAAACCAATACTCTGCACTGTGATTGTCCTGGTGCATTGTACAATCGCTAAGGAAGAAAAATGCTATTACATAAATCTTGGCAGAGAAGCATGCTTTAAAATATAAGCCATAGCTATTTTAAGCTCTAATAATTCTGTCTTTTGtaaatcttctctcttttttgctcATGGAAAATGTTTCACTGATACAATGtccccctcgcccccaccctTGCCCCTGAACAAAGCACCTACCTCAGCATTGTGCACCCAACAGGcatccaataaatattaattgatggTGATAATAGCATCACCCATGAGACAGACAGAGAGTAGTATTTATTATcctactttacaaatgagaaaattgacaCACAGAGATGAAATGACTCACTCAAGGTCACTGAGTAAGTCATTGGCAGGGCTGGAAATAAAATGCAAGTAATACAGAAGGGCATGCTATTATCCTCTCTGCTTGAGAAATTTCTCCTCCCTTTTTCATTCTGCCTGACCAACCTTGAAAGTTAGTGAGAGCAAGATCACAGTTTGTGTTTGTAAGCCTCTATAATACTGCTGGGGTTTGAAAACCGAACCCTGAGTTTTATTACtttgttggtttttaatttttttttaatgtaggcagtATCAGCCAGGCTAATgcctttttaaactttaaaatcataAGCTATAGAAAAATcgtcctctctttctttccaactCCCTACACACCCTCCTTCCTTTCATCCCATATCATAGTAGTTTTCATAGGATCTGTCAAGCTTAGTTCTGCTATCTAAACATGTCTCGAATATCCTCTGCAGAAAATTCTGTACAGTTGAAATAAGGCAGCCACTTCAGAGTATGGCCACATTGGAGATTACAGCTCTTGCCACACAAGCCAAGAAGGATCAGAGATGGGGAGTCTCATCCTAGCCCTGCCAGTGATCAGCTGGGTCATTAGTTGGTTACCCCTGTCCCTCCATTTCCTGTTCTGTAAAACGGGGCTGGATCATATGAAGCCAACTAAGAGCTCTTGCAGCTCCAATATTTTTAACTGGACTACATTCATAACCAATAGGTCGTTAATTGAAAATTACTTTCCCTGCATGGTATTAGGGCATCAGAAGCATATTGAATCTGCTAAATGGGTACAGCTCCTAGTACTGCCAAGGAGCTTACATGCTGAGAAATTCAGCACTGAGATAggcagaaataagtgaaagagAAGTCAAAATAGATCTAGTCAATAATTAAagcaatacaaataaaaatatattcacattatgcCCAGAGATGAGTGCCCATTATGGGTGGGGGAGCTGTATGCTGGTAACATTAGCTGTACAGTTAGAAATGGAATGATTCCCTAGTTAGCCATCACCCAGGGAAGCCTGAAAAAGAGTCTTTAAATTTGGTAGTGGAGAAATAACTGACTAGTCTTTATACTGTGCACATGACCATGAAGATGACCCTTGTGGTAGGAACCTATACACCAAAAAGATCAGAAAGCCTGATGTGAAACCCAAGATGCAGAATCAAAGGACAGAGTCTGATGGCAGAGTCCTGTTTTCTTCCCTGTACAGGGAGCTCATTTAGAGAAACCTCAGGCCACCCTTCTCCCCTTTGTAGACTGCCTCTCAGATGGGGCAATGGCCCCATGTAACTAGTAAGTCTGAGAGGCATAACTTGGCCCATCCAGCTGGCTCCGCCTTGTCCTCTTGAGAGTGAGCTGCTCTCTGAGATCACGCTTTCTCTCCTGGTTCTGCAACCTGCAACCGGATATGAAATTTGCCAAATTCTGGGATCCAGTCATCAGGCCCTTTATATCTTACACTATGTTGTATCTGCCAAATTAGCCTTTCTCAGTACTAAAGGGGATTGATTGCCTTCCTTGCTCCTCTTCGGTTTATTTTTCAGCTTGATCAAAAGCAGGCCAAGAAGGGGGTTGAGAGTTCTGTGTGTCAGAAGGTGGTGCAGAGGATCCAACATGTCTGTTGTCTCAGAGCCTCcctaagaaacaggaaaaaaaatacagcacgGACAGGGCACTCCAACCAGCAGGAGCTTGTCATCCCTGGAAAGCCAGGGCTGTGGCTTCTGTGAATATTCATAGACAGTTACATGAGTGAAGGAATTCTGTGCCTGTGAATAAATGTGGTGGGATTTAGCAGGAGCAGAAGACACAGGATGGCCCGACAAATCCACAGGATGGCCCGCAGCTAGCTATGTCCCTTAGAGGCTGGGTGATACTGCTCTCTGCAGTGGTTCCTGATGCCTGGTGCTGGAGAGGAAGAATAAGCAGGACAGTCCTGCCACGAGTTCCAAAACACTCAGGGATGGGATGCTGAAAGCAAAGCACTTAGCGTTCAGCATAAGCAATGAaagaataacatttattatttactatttttattggACTGAGGCTTAGTCCCTTCccttaaaatgtttatatctttagaaaaaaagatgaaataactgCCCAGACACCTAAATTAAGTATTAAACTAAAGTATAAATGGTCACTAGGAATTAAGTACAAAAGAGATTCAGGAGAACAGTATATACAGACATCTTGGCAACGTGGTAAAATTTTCTAAGATCTTGCTAAGTGTAGGAGAAATGTTATAATTTTGTGAATGATTGAAATACTCATGTTTAGGTTCATATgtttaaaattgaatattttagggggcccgggtggctcagttggttaatcgtctgccttcagctcgggtcatgatctcggggccccaggaatgagccccatgtcaggttctctactcagtggggagtctgcttctctctctccctctgcccctcatcctgtTCATGCTTGCTCcgtggctctctctctcaaataaatctttaaagttgaatattttattctctgtgttaagtaaataatttttaaaataaaatataaattagttattttttttcttcccaatctAAATTTTGGTCACTGACCCAAAAATTTATGGTGGAAGATACAACAGTTATATTTAGTAGAATAGATTCTCTCGCTTTGTCTCAATTCAGATAAAAATTAGAGAGaatatgagagagaagaaatttgGGGTttgaagaaaaagggagaaatcaagaaaagaaatcagaggaaGCAGAGACAAAAGAAGGGAAGTTACAAAAATGAAAGGTTGCAAAATTTGAAAAGCCACGGAAAAAGGGAACAGGGAAGTAAAAAGATAGAGGGCAGAGAATCGATCGAAGTCagctagaagaaagaaagaaacactgaaC contains:
- the CUNH3orf85 gene encoding uncharacterized protein C3orf85 homolog, with the translated sequence MAYKMLQVALCSTLLIGALGAPFLLEDPANQFLHLKRHMYLQDYWDPNQNPNMWGNTLADQVRETWTALKTTAQYYLNVNAFTSDTSPAQ